The proteins below are encoded in one region of Sminthopsis crassicaudata isolate SCR6 chromosome 1, ASM4859323v1, whole genome shotgun sequence:
- the TRIM23 gene encoding E3 ubiquitin-protein ligase TRIM23 isoform X2: MYCTVCATHLCSECSQLTHSTKTLAKHRRVPLADKPHEKTMCSQHQVHAIEFVCLEEACQSSPLMCCVCKEYGKHQGHKHSVLEPEANQIRASILDMAHCIRTFTEEISDYSRKLVGIVQHIEGGEQIVEDGIGMAHTEHVPGTAENARSCVRAYFSDLHETLCRQEEMALSVVDAHVREKLIWLRQQQEDMTILLSQVSTACLHCEKTLQQDDCRVVLAKQEITRLLETLQKQQQQFTELADHIQLDASIPVTFTKDNRVHIGPKMEIRVVTLGLDGAGKTTILFKLKQDEFMQPIPTIGFNVETVEYKNLKFTIWDVGGKHKLRPLWKHYYLNTQAVVFVIDSSHRDRISEAHSELAKLLTEKELRDALLLIFANKQDVAGALSVEEITELLSLHKLCCGRSWYIQGCDARSGMGLYEGLDWLSRQLVAAGVLDVA; this comes from the exons ATGTATTGCACTGTTTGTGCTACTCACTTGTGTTCAGAATGCTCCCAACTTACCCATTCTACAAAGACCCTTGCAAAACATAGGCGTGTACCTCTGGCTGATAAGCCTCATGAGAAGACCATGTGCTCCCAGCATCAGGTGCATGCTATAGAGTTCGTTTGCTTGGAAGAAGCTTGTCAGTCCAGCCCTCTTATGTGTTGTGTCTGCAAGGAATATGGAAAACACCAGGGTCAtaag catTCAGTATTGGAACCAGAAGCAAATCAGATCCGGGCATCGATTTTAGACATGGCTCACTGCATACGAACTTTTACTGAAGAAATCTCAGATTATTCCAGAAAATTAGTTGGAATTGTTCAACACATAGAAGGAGGAGAACAAATTGTGGAAGATGGAATTGGAATGGCCCACACAGAACAT GTACCCGGTACTGCAGAGAATGCTCGATCCTGTGTCCGAGCCTATTTTTCTGATTTACACGAAACTCTGTGTCGTCAGGAAGAAATGGCACTGAGTGTTGTTGATGCACATGTTCGAGAAAAATTGATTTGGCTACGGCAGCAGCAAGAGGACATGACTATACTGTTGTCACAGGTTTCGACAGCCTGTCTCCACTGTGAAAAGACACTGCAACAG GATGACTGCAGAGTGGTCTTGGCAAAACAAGAGATTACGAGGTTACTTGAAACATTAcaaaaacagcagcagcaatttacTGAACTTGCAGATCATATTCAACTGGATGCTAGTATTCCTGTCACTTTTACTAAG GATAATAGAGTCCATATTGGACCTAAGATGGAGATTCGGGTTGTCACTTTAGGATTAGATGGCGCAGGAAAAACtaccattttatttaagttaaaaCAAGATGAATTCATGCAGCCCATTCCAACAATTG gtTTTAATGTGGAAACCGTAGAATATAAGAACTTAAAATTTACTATTTGGGACGTAGGAGGTAAACACAAGTTAAGGCCATTATGGAAGCATTATTATCTCAATACACAAG CTGTTGTATTTGTCATTGATAGTAGTCACAGGGACAGAATAAGTGAAGCACACAGTGAACTTGCAAAGTTGTTAACGGAAAAAGAACTGAGAGATGCTTTGCTGCTGATATTTGCAAATAAACAG GATGTTGCAGGAGCACTTTCAGTAGAAGAAATAACAGAACTTCTTAGTCTCCATAAACTCTGCTGTGGTCGAAGCTGGTATATTCAAGGTTGTGATGCCCGAAGTGGAATGGGACTTTATGAAGGACTGGACTGGCTTTCAAGACAACTTGTGGCTGCAGGTGTACTGGATGTGGCTTAA